TGATATTTTTCGGTAACTCGCCGGTTTGCCACAACCCGATGCCATCTTGGACCACGGCGATTGGTGACGGTAATAAGTTGCTATTGATCCAGCCGGCGCTAACAGCTAATTGCCAAAAACCGATCAACGCAACTGGGATCAACCAAGGTAATAATCGCTGCCATGTAATTTTCCAGCGCCGGTGAGTCCGCCCTACACCAAATTCCGCTATATTTTCCATTGATATTCATCTCCATTTGTTTTATCGATGATTTCATCTTACTGAGGTAAGCTTAAATCGAACTTAAAACCATAAAAAAATTAAAATGTTTGTGTTTAGCGGCGCAAAAAAAGACTGCCTAAACGGCAGCCTCGGTGGCGGAAATAAGATTACATCATTTCCTGATTATTCGTATTTAACTCAGTCAACTTGTTAGTCTTTAAATAAACGATCCATTCACAGATGTTAGTCACATAATCGCCGACCCGCTCTAAGTAAGTGCCAACCATCAGATAGTCAGTACTGCCGATCACGGTTTGCGGATCATTTTTCATCTCATCAATACATTTATCGTAAATTGTTTTGAACGCTTCGTTGACTTGTTGATCTTGCAAAGCAATCTTGCGTGCGCGCTGCTCGTCTTTTTTAACGTAAGCATCCAGCACGTCTTCAACCATTTGTTTAACGATATCCGCCATTGCGGCGATATCTTCTTCAATCTCAGGCACACGCGTATTACCTTTCACACGAATCGTTGATTTAGCAATACTGACCGCATGATCGCCCATACGCTCTAGATCACTGCTGGCTTTCATGATCGTGACGATCATCCGCAGATCGCTAGTCACCGGCTGTTGTAAGGCGATCATCTCAAAACTACGCTTCTCAATATCAACTTCACGCTGATTGATTGCCTCGTCATTTTGAATCACTTCTAGCGCCAGTTCACGATCATGATTGACAAACGCTTTGACCGAATTGTAAACTGCCTCATTGACCAGCATCCCCATTTCGGAGAAACGCACATGTAAATCTTCTAATTCTTCACTGAATATTTCCCGCATCCTGTTACCTCCTCTTATGATGTTTTTATATTTAAAATCTGTTTAAAACGGCTTTATAGAGCTGTTTTTGAGCACATTTTCTAACCAAAACGGCCGGAAATGTAGTCTTCACTTTCCTTTTTATCTGGTGCCGTGAAGAATTTCGCCGTTGGACTGTACTCAACTAATTGACCATCGAGGAAAAAGGCTGTTCGATCTGACGAACGGGCAGCTTGTTGCATGTTATGCGTCACCATGATGATCGTATAGTCATCTTTTAAATTTACCAGCATTTGTTCGATTTTACTACTGGAAATGGGATCCAGCGCGCTGGTCGGTTCGTCCAGCAAAATAACCGCTGGTTTGACCGCTAAGACTCGGGCGATACAGACTCGCTGCTGCTGACCGCCGGATAATGATAAGGCACTGTCATGGAGCACGTCTTTAGTTTCTTCCCAAACAGCGGCTGCCTTCAAGCTATTTTCTACCACTTCATCCAGCACGGCCTTATTTTTTTCACCGGCTAAGCGCAAGCCGTAGATCACATTCTCATAAATCGAAAATGGAAATGGATTCGGCTGCTGGAACACCATGCCAACTTCCTTACGTAGCTGGACCACGTCCGTCTCCGGTGCGTAAATATCTTGGCCATGCAGGCGAATATCGCCGGTAATGCGAATATTGGGGATCAAATCGTTCATCCGATTTAACAAACGTAAATAAGTGGATTTACCTGAACCAGATGGTCCGATCAAAGCGGTGATCTCGTTAGCGGTGAAATCTAAATTGATGCCTTTTAAAGCTTCACGCTGACCATAGTACAGGTGAACGTCTTTGCTGGTAATAATTTTTTCAGTTGCCATGATTGACCTCCTACGTAAACGTGGTTGAAAAAGCATTGTGACTCGTTTTCGACAACACTTTTTGAAAAGCAGCTGAACGATAGCTTATTTGCTAAGTAGCATTTGCTTCCCGTTGTCGATTGTGCTAAGGCAAAAATCGCCAAGTTCAAGTCGCAGACTTCTGCGCCTTACTAGGCTAGTACTCAAAATTTACCCGCTTTTTCAACACACGCTAACCAAAATGTCCCGACACGTAATCATCGGTTGCTTCGATTGCTGGCTTGGTAAAGATTTGGTTTGTTTCCGCATATTCCAGCGCCACCCCTTGATGGAAAAAGGCGGTGTAGTCGCTGATTCGTGCTGCTTGTTGCATATTATGGGTCACGATAATGATCGTATAGTGCTCTTTCAATTGTGCCAACGTGTCTTCAACAACACTGGTTGAAATAGGATCCAGCGCACTGGCAGGTTCATCCAGCAACAAAATATCTGGCTTCATCGCCACCGCGCGGGCAATACACAAACGCTGTTGTTGGCCGCCAGATAAGGCCAGCGCACTTTTATGCAACGTGTCCTTAACTTCTTTCCACAAACCAGCTTGCTGCAGCGTTGTTTCAACTAATTCATCCAACACATGCTTATCTTTAATTCCATGGCGGATCGGTGCAAAGGTAATATTGTCATAGATTGACTTGGCAAACGGATTTGGCCGCTGAAATACCATGCCGATATGTTTACGCATTTCAAAAACGTCGATTTTCGGTTGATTGATATCTAGATCACGATACATGATCTTGCCGGTGACCCGCGCGGTTTGGATCTCATCGTTCATCCGATTTAAAGAACGTAGGTAAGTTGACTTGCCGGAGCCCGATGAGCCGATGATCGCCGCAATTTTGTAGCGCGGAAATTGCAAGGAAACACCTTTGATCTGTTCATGATCACCGTAGAAAACGTGCAGATCTTCGGTACTTAAAGCAACTTCTTGTTGTGCCGGGTCAAAGGTTTTGATCGCCGTTTTAGTTAAATCATAATCTTTCATCTTTAGGCCCCCTTCTTCCCAGAACTAGTCATTTTCTGATACAAATGCTGGCCAAACCAGCGGGCAGCTAAGTTAAAGGCTAATACGGCAACGATCAACACCGCCGAAGCCCCAGCAGAAACCGCCACGGCATCTGGCATGATCCCTTCAGAGTTGATTTTCCAAATGTGCACAGCCAAGGTTTCAGCAGGCCGCAGCGGGTTTAGTGGGCTGGCAATATAAAATGGATTCCAATTGGTGAAATCTAACGCCGGTGCGCTTTGACCAGCAGTATAGATCAAAGCTGCAGCTTCACCGAAAACACGGCCAGCACCTAAGATCATCCCGGTGGTGATCCCTGGTAAAGCTTCAGGCACGATGATTCGAATCACCGTTTCCCAGCGCGACAAGCCTAGCGCCAAGCCGGCTTCACGCTGCATACTGGAAATACTGGCTAAGGATTCCTCCACATTTCGCGTCAGCAACGGTAGGTTAAAAACGGTCAACACTAGCGCCCCCGATAAAATCGAAAAGCCAAATTTAAACTGGATCACGAAAATCAAGAAGCCGAATAACCCAACGACCACCGACGGTAACGAACTGAGGATCTCAATCGAAGTTCGAATCAACGAAGTCAGCCAGTTCTTTTTAGCGTATTCAGATAAATAGATGCCAGCACCTAACGACAACGGCACTGAAATCAACATCGCTAACAGTAACAAGTAAAACGAATTGAATAACTGAATACCGATCCCGCCACCAGCTTCAAAAGCCCGTGCCGGCGTGGTCAAGAAATGCCAAGTCACGTGGGG
This is a stretch of genomic DNA from Loigolactobacillus coryniformis subsp. coryniformis KCTC 3167 = DSM 20001. It encodes these proteins:
- the phoU gene encoding phosphate signaling complex protein PhoU; amino-acid sequence: MREIFSEELEDLHVRFSEMGMLVNEAVYNSVKAFVNHDRELALEVIQNDEAINQREVDIEKRSFEMIALQQPVTSDLRMIVTIMKASSDLERMGDHAVSIAKSTIRVKGNTRVPEIEEDIAAMADIVKQMVEDVLDAYVKKDEQRARKIALQDQQVNEAFKTIYDKCIDEMKNDPQTVIGSTDYLMVGTYLERVGDYVTNICEWIVYLKTNKLTELNTNNQEMM
- the pstB gene encoding phosphate ABC transporter ATP-binding protein PstB — its product is MATEKIITSKDVHLYYGQREALKGINLDFTANEITALIGPSGSGKSTYLRLLNRMNDLIPNIRITGDIRLHGQDIYAPETDVVQLRKEVGMVFQQPNPFPFSIYENVIYGLRLAGEKNKAVLDEVVENSLKAAAVWEETKDVLHDSALSLSGGQQQRVCIARVLAVKPAVILLDEPTSALDPISSSKIEQMLVNLKDDYTIIMVTHNMQQAARSSDRTAFFLDGQLVEYSPTAKFFTAPDKKESEDYISGRFG
- the pstB gene encoding phosphate ABC transporter ATP-binding protein PstB produces the protein MKDYDLTKTAIKTFDPAQQEVALSTEDLHVFYGDHEQIKGVSLQFPRYKIAAIIGSSGSGKSTYLRSLNRMNDEIQTARVTGKIMYRDLDINQPKIDVFEMRKHIGMVFQRPNPFAKSIYDNITFAPIRHGIKDKHVLDELVETTLQQAGLWKEVKDTLHKSALALSGGQQQRLCIARAVAMKPDILLLDEPASALDPISTSVVEDTLAQLKEHYTIIIVTHNMQQAARISDYTAFFHQGVALEYAETNQIFTKPAIEATDDYVSGHFG
- the pstA gene encoding phosphate ABC transporter permease PstA — encoded protein: MNSKQQDKLATGILYAIAGIIILVLASLLGFILIQGLPHVTWHFLTTPARAFEAGGGIGIQLFNSFYLLLLAMLISVPLSLGAGIYLSEYAKKNWLTSLIRTSIEILSSLPSVVVGLFGFLIFVIQFKFGFSILSGALVLTVFNLPLLTRNVEESLASISSMQREAGLALGLSRWETVIRIIVPEALPGITTGMILGAGRVFGEAAALIYTAGQSAPALDFTNWNPFYIASPLNPLRPAETLAVHIWKINSEGIMPDAVAVSAGASAVLIVAVLAFNLAARWFGQHLYQKMTSSGKKGA